The following coding sequences are from one Eptesicus fuscus isolate TK198812 chromosome 7, DD_ASM_mEF_20220401, whole genome shotgun sequence window:
- the LOC129149635 gene encoding LOW QUALITY PROTEIN: uncharacterized protein LOC129149635 (The sequence of the model RefSeq protein was modified relative to this genomic sequence to represent the inferred CDS: inserted 1 base in 1 codon; substituted 3 bases at 3 genomic stop codons), translating to MGQTQTTPLSIMIDHFKEVKGRASNLSVEVRKDRWQTFCSREWPTFSVGWPPEGTFDLPTIHRVRDIVSQPKKGHPNQLPYIITWQDLVEDPPSWLKPFLPPRPPEPKPILALQETEKVKEKKDLTLPSAPLYPVLQGGTEEELIFPPPYQPPRNSQRGSPPPPREAEAAPAAERGGGAPAAERGGVPAAERGGAPAAERGGRELLIPAADSTVKTLPLRAAGPPDAEGNQPFYYWPFATSDLYNWKAQNPKFSEKPAGLTDLLDSVLFTHQPTWDDCQQLLQVLFTTEERERILNEARKLVPGVDGNPTTNAALIDASFPLTRPEWDFNTAEGKERLRVYRQTLMGGLRMAARKPTNLAKVGNVQQERDESPAAFLERIMEAFRTYTPMDPEAPNNRAAVVMAFVNQSATDIRRKLQKVDRLGEKSLKDLLEVAEKVYNNREPPEERQARAAAAASSKQTRDLAKILLATTADSPEERNRRLRRLAGSQEDGKGTTRGGRRKLQKDQCAYCRXIGHWKQECPKKTSKKGGGADRVKVLELDELSDXGSWGSDPLPEPRVTLRVEGTPIDFLVDTGAQHSVLRTPQGKLANKKSWVQGATGMSQYSWTTRRTVDLGTGRVSHSFMVIPECPYPLLGRDLLTKIGAQITFRQGGPQVTDGEGHPIQVLTMRLEDEYRLHQKASPVEDSMDEWLQEFPMTWAETGGVGLATHRAPVLVELKPGQGPVRIKQYPMPQEARKGIQPHVRRLRGLGVLVPCQSAWNTPLLPVKKPHTNDYRPVQDLREVNKRVMDIHPTVPNPYTLLSSLAPSRVWYTVLDLKDAFFSLQLAPRSQPLFAFEWHDPEEGYSGQLTWTRLPQGFKNSPTIFDEALNEDLGEYRRTHPFLTLLQYVDDILIAADTAEDCKQGTRDLLASLGXLGYRASAKKAQICKERMSYLGYILEGGQRRLSDARKETVLKIPTPTSXREVREFLGSAGYCRLWILGFAEIARPLYEATKEGKAFEWTEREKTAFEQLKKALLSAPALGLPDITKPFHLFVDEHKGIAKGVLTQTLGPWSRPVAYLSKKLDPVAAGWPPCLRIIAATALLVKDADKLTLGQEVWITTPHAIEGVLRQPPDRWISNARITHYQSLLLNPPRVRFLPSAALNPATLLPDPDLDAPLHDCAGILEQVHGIRKDLTDQPLPDADVTWFTDGSSFVRDGSRYAGAAVVTETETVWAEALPSGTSAQRAELVALTKALTLGVGRRLNIYTDSRYAFATAHVHGAIYQERGLLTAEGRTIKNKQEILDLLSALWLPAKLAIIHCQGHQKADDPVARGNRRADQAAKAVAFSLIPTMALQLPDPGDPVLPVQPGYSLEELQRIRKLPQAKEEKGWWYTPQGELILPDQLGVSMIKHMHRSTHLGARKLKDLIRHARIKVHQQDIKIEQVISACKTCQLTNARTGPSGKGARLRGTKPGAQWEVDFTEVKPGKYGYKYLLVFVDTFSGWVEAYPTKHETAQTVAKKLLEDILPRYGFPTEIGSDNGPAFISQVTQAVAKAIGANWKLHCAYRPQSSGQVERMNRTLKETLTKLTIETGGDWVALLPYALYQVRNSPYTLGFTPYEIMFGRPPPIIPNLKADSLAEFESQELFLSLRGLQKAHEDIWPRLRAIYETGPTPTPHQHKPGVWVYVKRHRRETLEPRWKGPYVVVLTTPTALKVDGVATWVHHTHVRPADPSAIREDFIAQWSVSRDQCNPLKLKLRRSQPV from the exons ATGGGACAGACTCAAACCACTCCTTTAAGCATTATGATTGATCATTTCAAGGAGGTTAAGGGAAGAGCTAGCAACCTCAGTGTGGAGGTCCGGAAGGACCGGTGGCAAACTTTTTGTTCTAGGGAGTGGCCGACTTTTAGTGTTGGATGGCCGCCAGAGGGGACCTTCGACCTCCCCACCATCCACCGGGTGAGGGACATTGTTTCTCAGCCCAAGAAGGGACATCCTAATCAACTTCCTTATATTATTACTTGGCAGGACCTCGTGGAAGATCCGCCCTCCTGGCTTAAGCCCTTTctgcccccacgccccccagAGCCAAAACCCATACTTGCCTTACAGGAAACGGAGAAGGTAAAGGAGAAGAAGGACCTCACCCTGCCTTCAGCACCCCTCTACCCTGTCTTGCAGGGGGGAACTGAAGAGGAATTAATCTTTCCTCCACCGTACCAGCCCCCTAGGAACTCACAAAGGGGCAGTCCTCCACCGCCGCGAGAGGCAGAAGCGgctccggcagcagagaggggaggaggggctccggcagcagagaggggaggagttccggcagcagagaggggaggagctccggcagcagagaggggagga AGGGAATTGCTTATCCCGGCCGCTGACTCCACAGTGAAGACTCTGCCTTTACGAGCGGCAGGGCCCCCAGATGCGGAGGGAAATCAGCCCTTTTACTATTGGCCCTTCGCCACTAGTGACCTGTACAACTGGAAGGCTCAGAATCCTAAGTTCTCTGAGAAGCCGGCAGGACTTACTGACTTGTTAGACTCTGTCCTTTTCACCCATCAGCCGACATGGGACGACTGTCAACAGCTTTTGCAGGTCTTGTTCACcacagaagagagggaaaggatCCTCAACGAAGCCCGGAAATTAGTTCCGGGCGTGGATGGAAATCCCACCACCAACGCAGCCCTAATAGATGCTTCCTTTCCCCTGACTAGGCCTGAATGGGATTTCAACACGGCAGAAGGTAAGGAGAGGCTCCGGGTCTACCGCCAGACTCTAATGGGGGGTCTCCGCATGGCTGCTAGGAAGCCGACTAATCTGGCCAAGGTAGGGAATGTTCAACAGGAAAGGGATGAGTCCCCGGCTGCCTTTCTGGAGCGGATCATGGAGGCATTCCGTACCTACACCCCAATGGATCCAGAAGCTCCCAATAACAGGGCGGCTGTGGTCATGGCCTTTGTAAACCAATCAGCCACAGATATTAGAAGGAAACTGCAGAAGGTAGATAGGTTAGGGGAGAAGAGTTTAAAGGACCTGCTGGAGGTAGCTGAGAAGGTGTACAATAACAGAGAGCCCCCGGAAGAAAGGCAGGCTCGTGCTGCGGCGGCTGCTAGCAGCAAACAAACCCGAGACCTAGCTAAGATCCTGCTCGCCACCACCGCGGACTCTCCCGAGGAACGGAACCGCCGTCTCCGCCGACTCGCCGGCAGCCAGGAAGACGGTAAGGGGACCACCCGGGGCGGGAGGCGGAAGCTGCAGAAAGATCAGTGTGCTTACTGTAGGTAAATAGGGCACTGGAAACAAGAGTGCCCAAAGAAGACCAGCAAAAAGGGTGGTGGAGCGGATCGAGTAAAGGTTCTGGAGCTGGATGAACTGAGTGATTAGGGGAGTTGGGGTTCGGACCCCCTCCCCGAACCCAGGGTAACCCTTAGAGTGGAGGGGACCCCCATTGACTTCCTTGTCGACACCGGAGCACAACACTCAGTCCTCCGTACGCCTCAAGGAAAATTAGCAAATAAGAAGTCTTGGGTGCAAGGGGCAACTGGTATGAGCCAGTATTCATGGACTACCCGAAGAACGGTGGATTTAGGGACGGGACGGGTATCCCACTCTTTTATGGTAATTCCGGAATGCCCCTACCCCCTGTTAGGACGAGACCTACTCACTAAGATCGGAGCCCAGATAACTTTCAGACAAGGGGGGCCTCAGGTTACTGATGGCGAGGGCCACCCTATTCAGGTCCTGACCATGAGGCTGGAGGATGAGTACCGGCTTCACCAAAAAGCCTCTCCAGTAGAGGACAGCATGGACGAATGGCTGCAGGAGTTCCCCATGACTTGGGCGGAGACAGGGGGAGTGGGGCTTGCCACCCACAGGGCCCCAGTCCTGGTAGAATTAAAACCAGGGCAAGGCCCGGTAAGAATCAAACAGTACCCCATGCCCCAGGAGGCCCGGAAGGGAATTCAGCCACACGTTCGGAGACTGAGGGGCCTAGGGGTGctggtcccctgccagtctgcctggaacacccccctcctgccagtcAAGAAGCCTCACACGAATGACTACCGGCCAGTACAGGACCTCCGGGAAGTAAATAAAAGAGTTATGGACATACACCCAACAGTCCCCAACCCATACACTCTCTTAAGCTCTCTGGCGCCCTCCCGTGTCTGGTATACTGTGTTAGATTTGAAGGATGCCTTTTTCAGTTTGCAGCTGGCACCCCGCAGTCAACCCCTGTTTGCCTTTGAGTGGCATGACCCGGAAGAGGGCTACAGTGGGCAACTGACGTGGACCCGGTTGCCTCAGGGATTCAAGAACTCGCCCACTATCTTCGACGAGGCTCTAAACGAGGACCTGGGTGAGTACCGGAGAACAcaccccttcctcactctccttcAGTATGTGGATGATATCCTGATTGCAGCAGACACGGCTGAAGACTGCAAGCAGGGGACAAGGGACCTGCTGGCCTCCTTGG CCCTTGGGTACCGGGCTTCTGCGAAGAAGGCCCAGATATGTAAAGAAAGGATGAGTTACCTGGGATACATCCTGGAGGGTGGACAGCGGCGGCTGTCAGATGCCAGAAAAGAAACTGTTTTGAAaatcccaacccccacctcctgAAGGGAAGTGAGGGAATTCCTAGGGTCGGCTGGCTACTGCCGCCTCTGGATACTGGGTTTCGCGGAGATAGCCAGGCCCCTATATGAGGCAACCAAGGAGGGAAAGGCATTTGAATGGactgagagagaaaagacagCCTTTGAGCAGTTAAAGAAAGCCCTCCTAAGTGCCCCGGCCCTGGGCCTGCCAGATATCACGAAGCCATTCCACCTCTTCGTAGATGAACACAAAGGAATAGCGAAAGGGGTCCTGACTCAAACCCTAGGCCCCTGGAGCCGCCCAGTGGCTTATTTATCCAAAAAGTTAGACCCTGTAGCTGCCGGATGGCCACCGTGCCTACGGATTATTGCGGCAACGGCGCTTTTAGTCAAAGATGCTGACAAGCTGACTCTGGGGCAGGAAGTCTGGATCACCACCCCACATGCCATTGAGGGAGTCCTGAGGCAGCCTCCTGACAGATGGATAAGCAACGCACGTATAACACACTACCAGAGTCTCCTTCTCAACCCTCCCAGAGTACGGTTTCTTCCCAGTGCGGCTCTCAATCCTGCCACCTTGCTGCCCGACCCCGACCTAGATGCTCCCCTACATGACTGTGCAGGAATCCTGGAACAAGTGCATGGGATCCGGAAGGACCTGACCGACCAGCCCCTTCCAGATGCAGACGTCACCTGGTTCACGGACGGAAGCAGTTTCGTACGGGATGGAAGCAGGTATGCGGGTGCAGCTGTAGTCACTGAAACGGAGACTGTatgggcagaggccctgccctccgGGACGTCAGCCCAAAGAGCAGAGCTTGTGGCCCTCACCAAGGCCCTGACACTGGGAGTTGGCAGGCGGCTCAACATCTACACAGACAGCCGTTATGCGTTCGCCACCGCTCATGTTCATGGGGCAATCTACCAAGAGAGAGGGTTACTGACAGCAGAGGGGCggactataaaaaataaacaggagataCTTGACTTGCTCTCGGCCTTATGGCTCCCTGCCAAGTTGGCCATCATACACTGTCAAGGGCACCAGAAGGCTGACGACCCAGTGGCAAGAGGAAACCGCAGGGCTGACCAGGCGGCCAAGGCAGTAGCCTTTTCTCTGATCCCCACCATGGCCCTAcagctcccagacccaggggacccAGTCTTGCCAGTTCAGCCAGGATATTCCCTGGAAGAGTTACAGCGCATTAGGAAGCTTCCCCAAGCAAAAGAGGAGAAGGGGTGGTGGTATACACCGCAAGGGGAGCTCATACTGCCGGACCAGCTTGGAGTGTCCATGATAAAGCACATGCACCGGTCCACTCACCTGGGGGCACGCAAATTAAAGGACTTAATCCGACACGCCAGAATTAAGGTCCACCAACAAGACATCAAAATAGAACAGGTCATATCTGCCTGCAAGACCTGTCAACTCACAAACGCAAGAACCGGGCCGAGTGGAAAAGGAGCCCGGCTCAGAGGAACCAAGCCCGGAGCACAATGGGAGGTCGACTTCACTGAGGTTAAACCAGGAAAGTAtggctataaatatttattagtatttgtaGATACCTTCTCCGGATGGGTAGAAGCATACCCAACCAAGCATGAAACAGCTCAGACGGTGGCCAAGAAGCTGCTGGAAGACATCTTGCCCAGGTACGGTTTTCCCACTGAGATAGGGTCGGACAATGGACCAGCCTTTATCTCGCAGGTAACGCAGGCAGTGGCCAAGGCCATTGGGGCAAATTGGAAATTGCATTGTGCTTATAGGCCCCAAAGCTCAGGGCAGGTAGAGAGGATGAATAGAACTCTAAAAGAGACCCTTACCAAACTGACCATAGAGACTGGCGGGGACTGGGTGGCTCTCCTTCCATATgccctttaccaggttaggaacTCCCCCTACACCCTGGGTTTTACCCCTTATGAGATCATGTTCGGCCGGCCACCCCCTATTATCCCCAACCTTAAAGCTGACTCTCTTGCAGAATTTGAAAGTCAAGAACTGTTTCTTTCCTTGAGAGGGCTCCAGAAGGCGCACGAGGACATCTGGCCGCGCCTCCGCGCTATCTATGAGACTGGCCCAACCCCGACTCCTCACCAGCATAAGCCGGGGGTCTGGGTATACGTCAAGAGACACCGCCGGGAGACCCTTGAGCCACGTTGGAAGGGTCCTTACGTCGTGGTGCTGACGACCCCCACCGCTCTCAAAGTGGACGGCGTCGCCACCTGGGTCCATCACACCCACGTTCGGCCAGCAGACCCCTCGGCGATCCGTGAAGACTTCATCGCCCAGTGGAGCGTTAGTCGAGACCAATGCAACCCGCTCAAGCTCAAGCTGAGGCGTTCTCAACCTGTCTGA